The following proteins are co-located in the Citrobacter freundii ATCC 8090 = MTCC 1658 = NBRC 12681 genome:
- a CDS encoding DUF3251 domain-containing protein, which translates to MTRRYLRILLVGSLFSLSACAQQSEVRQMHQSVSTLNKEMAQLNQETVKITQQNMLNAKSTSGVYLLPGSKTPARLDSQIGTLRMSLVNIAPNADGTRLTLRIQGESNTPLPAFSATVEYGQIQGTTDNYQEVNVHNQLVNAPASILAPSDVDIPLQINGLTPERLGFVRIHDIQPVSQ; encoded by the coding sequence ATGACAAGACGTTACCTAAGAATTCTCCTGGTGGGAAGTCTCTTTAGTCTTAGTGCCTGCGCACAGCAAAGCGAAGTACGCCAGATGCATCAAAGCGTTAGCACATTGAATAAAGAGATGGCGCAGCTTAATCAGGAAACAGTAAAAATTACGCAACAAAATATGTTGAATGCAAAATCAACCAGCGGCGTCTATCTGCTACCGGGTTCCAAAACCCCGGCACGCCTGGACAGCCAGATTGGCACTTTACGCATGTCGCTGGTAAACATTGCACCGAACGCGGATGGTACGCGCCTGACGCTACGGATTCAGGGTGAATCCAACACGCCTTTACCCGCCTTTAGCGCCACCGTCGAATACGGGCAAATTCAGGGCACCACGGACAACTATCAGGAAGTGAACGTTCACAACCAGTTGGTCAACGCTCCGGCGAGTATTCTTGCTCCCAGCGACGTAGACATTCCGTTGCAGATAAATGGCCTCACTCCAGAGAGGTTAGGATTTGTTCGCATCCACGATATCCAGCCTGTTAGCCAATAA
- the nrdR gene encoding transcriptional regulator NrdR, translating to MHCPFCFAVDTKVIDSRLVGEGSSVRRRRQCLVCNERFTTFEVAELVMPRVVKSNDVREPFNEEKLRSGMLRALEKRPVSADDVEMALNHIKSQLRATGEREVPSKMIGNLVMEQLKKLDKVAYIRFASVYRSFEDIKEFGEEIARLQD from the coding sequence ATGCATTGCCCATTCTGTTTCGCCGTAGACACTAAGGTAATTGACTCTCGTCTTGTAGGCGAGGGCTCCTCGGTACGCCGCCGTCGGCAGTGTCTGGTCTGTAACGAACGTTTCACCACTTTTGAAGTGGCTGAACTTGTCATGCCGCGCGTTGTGAAAAGCAACGACGTGCGTGAACCCTTTAATGAAGAAAAGCTGCGTAGCGGCATGCTCAGAGCGCTTGAGAAACGGCCTGTGAGCGCGGATGACGTCGAAATGGCGTTAAACCATATCAAATCACAGCTGCGTGCGACTGGTGAGCGTGAGGTGCCGAGCAAGATGATTGGCAACCTGGTGATGGAGCAGTTGAAAAAGCTCGATAAAGTCGCCTACATCCGCTTTGCCTCTGTCTACCGGAGTTTCGAAGATATCAAAGAATTTGGCGAAGAGATTGCTCGCCTACAGGACTAA
- the ribD gene encoding bifunctional diaminohydroxyphosphoribosylaminopyrimidine deaminase/5-amino-6-(5-phosphoribosylamino)uracil reductase RibD, producing MQDELYMARALKLAARGRFTTHPNPNVGCVIVKDGEIVGEGYHHRAGEPHAEVHALRMAGEKAQGATAYVTLEPCSHHGRTPPCCDALIAAGVSRVVAAMQDPNPQVAGRGLYRLQQAGIDVSHGLMMSEVEQLNKGFLKRMRTGFPYLQLKLGASLDGRTAMASGESQWITSPQARRDVQRLRAQSHAILTSSATVLADDPQLTVRWSELGESTQASYPQEELRQPIRIVLDSQNQVTPEHRIVQQPGETWIVRTEDDPRSWPETVRSLKVPEHNGHLDLVVLMMQLGKQQINSIWVEAGPTLAGALLQAGLVDELIVYVAPKLLGSDARGLCVLPGLEKLADAPHFKFNEIRQVGPDVCLHLTTA from the coding sequence ATGCAGGATGAATTGTACATGGCGCGTGCGCTGAAGCTTGCTGCGCGCGGACGTTTTACCACTCACCCCAACCCCAACGTAGGCTGCGTGATTGTGAAGGATGGGGAGATCGTCGGTGAAGGATATCATCACCGTGCGGGCGAACCGCATGCCGAAGTTCATGCTCTGCGGATGGCTGGAGAAAAAGCGCAAGGGGCAACGGCCTATGTGACGCTTGAACCCTGTAGTCATCATGGTCGCACGCCGCCGTGTTGCGATGCGCTGATTGCGGCGGGTGTATCGCGAGTGGTTGCGGCGATGCAGGATCCCAATCCGCAGGTCGCAGGACGTGGGCTCTACCGTTTGCAGCAGGCGGGCATCGACGTCAGCCACGGGCTGATGATGAGCGAAGTTGAGCAACTGAATAAAGGCTTTCTCAAGCGCATGCGTACGGGATTCCCGTATCTGCAGCTTAAGCTTGGCGCGTCGCTTGATGGCCGTACGGCGATGGCCAGCGGTGAAAGCCAGTGGATTACCTCACCGCAGGCGCGCCGCGATGTGCAACGTTTGCGCGCGCAAAGCCATGCCATTTTAACCAGCAGTGCTACGGTGCTGGCAGACGACCCTCAGCTTACCGTGCGTTGGTCGGAGCTTGGGGAGTCAACTCAGGCGAGTTACCCGCAGGAAGAGCTGCGCCAGCCAATCCGCATTGTTCTGGATAGCCAGAATCAGGTCACGCCGGAGCATCGTATTGTGCAACAGCCTGGAGAAACCTGGATTGTCCGGACTGAAGACGACCCCCGTAGCTGGCCGGAGACGGTTCGTAGCCTGAAGGTGCCGGAACATAACGGGCATCTGGATCTGGTGGTGCTGATGATGCAACTGGGCAAACAGCAAATTAACAGTATTTGGGTTGAAGCAGGTCCAACGCTCGCGGGGGCATTATTACAGGCCGGTTTGGTCGATGAGCTAATCGTGTATGTTGCGCCTAAACTGTTAGGCAGCGATGCGCGAGGATTATGTGTGCTTCCAGGCCTTGAGAAACTGGCTGACGCACCCCATTTTAAATTCAATGAGATACGCCAGGTGGGCCCGGACGTTTGCCTGCATTTAACGACTGCGTGA
- the ribE gene encoding 6,7-dimethyl-8-ribityllumazine synthase gives MNIIEANVATPDARVAITIARFNNFINDSLLEGAIDALKRIGQVKDENITVVWVPGAYELPLAADALAKTGKYDAVIALGTVIRGGTAHFEYVAGGASNGLAHVAQDSGIPVAFGVLTTESIEQAIERAGTKAGNKGAEAALTALEMINVLKAIKA, from the coding sequence ATGAACATTATTGAAGCTAACGTTGCTACCCCGGACGCTCGCGTCGCCATCACCATTGCGCGTTTCAACAACTTTATCAATGACAGCCTGCTGGAAGGGGCTATCGACGCCCTGAAACGTATTGGCCAGGTTAAAGATGAAAACATTACCGTTGTTTGGGTTCCAGGTGCATATGAGCTGCCGCTGGCCGCTGACGCACTGGCAAAAACCGGTAAATACGACGCGGTAATTGCGCTTGGTACGGTGATCCGTGGCGGTACCGCGCACTTCGAATATGTGGCTGGCGGTGCAAGCAATGGCCTGGCGCATGTCGCTCAGGACAGTGGCATTCCGGTAGCCTTCGGTGTTCTGACCACCGAAAGTATTGAACAAGCCATCGAACGTGCTGGCACTAAAGCCGGCAACAAAGGCGCAGAAGCTGCACTGACTGCGCTTGAAATGATTAATGTATTGAAAGCCATTAAGGCCTGA
- the nusB gene encoding transcription antitermination factor NusB: protein MKPAARRRARECAVQALYSWQLSQNDIADVEYQFLAEQDVKDVDVLYFRELLSGVATNSAYLDGLMKPYLSRLLEELGQVEKAVLRIALFELSKRSDVPYKVAINEAIELAKTFGAEDSHKFVNGVLDKAAPVIRPNKK from the coding sequence GTGAAACCTGCTGCTCGTCGCCGCGCCCGTGAGTGTGCCGTCCAGGCGCTCTACTCCTGGCAGTTGTCCCAGAACGACATCGCTGATGTTGAATACCAGTTCCTGGCGGAACAGGACGTTAAAGATGTCGACGTTCTGTATTTCCGTGAACTGCTGTCCGGGGTGGCGACTAACAGCGCGTACCTGGATGGATTAATGAAGCCTTACCTGTCTCGTCTGTTAGAAGAGCTGGGTCAGGTAGAAAAAGCCGTACTGCGTATTGCGCTGTTTGAACTGTCTAAACGTAGTGATGTGCCGTACAAAGTGGCCATCAACGAAGCGATTGAACTGGCGAAAACCTTCGGCGCTGAAGATAGCCATAAATTCGTGAACGGCGTACTGGATAAAGCAGCACCTGTGATTCGCCCCAACAAAAAGTAA
- the thiL gene encoding thiamine-phosphate kinase — MACGEFSLIARYFDRVRTSRLDVETGIGDDCALLNIPEKQTLAISTDTLVAGNHFLPDIDPTDLAWKALAVNLSDLAAMGADPAWLTLALTLPDVDEAWLEAFSDGLFELLNYYDMQLIGGDTTRGPLSMTLGIHGYVPVGRALKRSGAKPGDWIYVTGTPGDSAAGLAILQNRLQVGDAKDADYLLKRHLRPTPRILQGQALRDLASAAIDISDGLISDLGHIVNASGCGARVNVDALPYSTAFARHVEPEQALRWALSGGEDYELCFTVPEINRGALDVALGNLGAAFTCIGQMSADVEGIHFTRDGKSVTFDWKGYDHFAAP, encoded by the coding sequence ATGGCATGCGGCGAGTTTTCCCTGATTGCCCGTTATTTTGACCGCGTAAGAACGTCTCGTCTTGATGTCGAAACCGGTATTGGTGACGACTGCGCACTCCTGAATATCCCTGAAAAACAGACGCTGGCGATCAGTACCGATACGCTGGTGGCAGGCAATCACTTCCTCCCCGACATTGATCCCACCGATCTCGCCTGGAAAGCACTGGCGGTGAATTTGAGCGATCTGGCGGCGATGGGGGCCGATCCTGCGTGGTTGACGCTGGCACTCACGTTACCTGACGTTGATGAAGCCTGGCTTGAAGCCTTCAGTGATGGCCTGTTTGAACTGCTTAATTACTATGATATGCAGCTGATTGGCGGTGACACCACGCGTGGGCCACTGTCGATGACGTTGGGTATCCATGGCTACGTTCCTGTAGGACGGGCCTTAAAACGCTCTGGTGCGAAGCCGGGGGACTGGATTTATGTTACCGGTACGCCGGGAGACAGCGCGGCGGGGCTGGCGATTTTACAGAATCGGTTGCAGGTTGGAGATGCAAAAGACGCAGACTATCTGCTTAAACGCCATCTGCGTCCCACGCCGCGTATTTTGCAGGGACAAGCCCTGCGCGATCTGGCCAGTGCGGCTATCGATATCTCCGATGGCCTGATTTCCGATCTGGGGCATATCGTTAATGCCAGCGGCTGTGGCGCGCGGGTTAACGTCGATGCGCTGCCTTACTCCACGGCATTCGCCCGGCACGTTGAGCCGGAACAGGCCCTACGCTGGGCGCTCTCGGGCGGTGAAGATTATGAGTTATGCTTTACCGTACCGGAAATTAACCGTGGTGCGCTGGATGTGGCGCTGGGAAATCTCGGCGCAGCGTTTACCTGCATTGGGCAGATGAGCGCAGACGTGGAAGGCATTCACTTTACGCGCGATGGAAAATCCGTCACGTTTGACTGGAAAGGATATGACCATTTTGCCGCGCCTTAA
- the pgpA gene encoding phosphatidylglycerophosphatase A: protein MTILPRLKKDVAKSRLSMRNPWHLLATGFGSGLSPIVPGTMGSLAAIPFWYLMTFLPWQLYSLVVMLSICIGVYLCHQTAKDMGVHDHGSIVWDEFVGMWITLMALPTNDWQWVAAGFVIFRILDMWKPWPIRWFDRNVHGGTGIMIDDIVAGILSAGILYFIGHHWPVGII from the coding sequence ATGACCATTTTGCCGCGCCTTAAAAAAGATGTCGCCAAAAGCCGCCTGAGTATGCGCAATCCGTGGCACCTGCTAGCCACCGGTTTTGGCAGCGGGTTGAGCCCAATTGTTCCTGGCACGATGGGATCGCTGGCGGCGATCCCTTTTTGGTATTTAATGACCTTTCTACCGTGGCAGCTGTATTCACTGGTGGTGATGTTATCTATCTGTATCGGCGTTTATCTGTGCCATCAAACGGCGAAAGATATGGGTGTGCACGATCACGGTAGCATTGTCTGGGACGAGTTTGTCGGGATGTGGATTACCCTGATGGCGCTGCCGACCAATGACTGGCAGTGGGTTGCCGCCGGATTTGTGATTTTCCGTATTCTGGATATGTGGAAGCCGTGGCCGATTCGTTGGTTCGATCGCAACGTGCATGGCGGGACGGGGATCATGATCGATGATATTGTGGCCGGAATACTCTCTGCCGGAATTTTGTATTTTATCGGTCATCACTGGCCGGTAGGTATCATTTAA
- the yajO gene encoding 1-deoxyxylulose-5-phosphate synthase YajO, with amino-acid sequence MKYNILGKTDLRVSRLCLGCMTFGEPNRGNHAWTLPEESSRPIIKHALEGGINFFDTANSYSAGSSEEIVGRALRDFARREDVVVATKVFHQVDDLAEGLSRAQILRSIDDSLRRLGMDYVDILQIHRWDYNTPIEETLEALNDVVKAGKARYIGASSMHASQFAQALALQKQHGWAQFVSMQDHYNLIYREEEREMLPLCYEEGVAVIPWSPLARGRLTRPWGETTARLVSDEVGKNLYNESDENDAQIAARLTGVSEELGVTRAQVALAWLLSKPGVAAPIIGTSREEQLDELLNAVDLTLKPEQIAELETPYKQHPVVGFK; translated from the coding sequence ATGAAATACAACATCTTAGGAAAAACCGACCTACGGGTCTCCCGCCTTTGCCTGGGCTGCATGACGTTTGGCGAGCCTAATCGCGGCAATCACGCCTGGACGCTACCTGAAGAAAGCAGCCGCCCGATAATCAAACACGCCCTTGAGGGCGGCATTAACTTTTTCGATACCGCCAACAGCTACTCCGCTGGCAGTAGCGAAGAGATTGTCGGTCGCGCGCTGCGTGATTTCGCCCGCCGCGAAGATGTCGTGGTCGCTACCAAGGTTTTTCACCAGGTTGATGATTTAGCAGAAGGATTATCCCGCGCACAAATCCTGCGCTCAATCGACGACAGCCTCCGACGTCTGGGTATGGACTATGTCGACATCCTGCAAATTCACCGCTGGGATTACAACACACCTATTGAAGAAACCCTGGAAGCGCTGAACGACGTCGTGAAAGCCGGTAAAGCGCGCTATATCGGCGCCTCCTCCATGCACGCTTCGCAATTTGCTCAGGCGCTGGCCTTACAGAAGCAACACGGCTGGGCGCAGTTCGTTAGCATGCAGGATCACTACAATCTGATCTACCGCGAAGAAGAACGCGAAATGCTGCCACTGTGCTACGAGGAAGGCGTGGCAGTGATCCCCTGGAGTCCACTGGCACGTGGACGCCTGACGCGCCCATGGGGAGAAACGACAGCACGTCTGGTTTCCGATGAAGTCGGTAAAAATTTGTACAACGAGAGCGATGAAAACGACGCGCAAATTGCCGCACGACTGACCGGTGTCAGTGAGGAGTTGGGTGTTACGCGGGCGCAGGTTGCGCTGGCCTGGCTGCTGAGCAAACCGGGGGTGGCAGCGCCGATTATCGGCACATCGCGCGAGGAACAGCTGGATGAGTTGCTCAATGCGGTGGATTTAACGCTGAAGCCGGAGCAGATTGCCGAGCTGGAAACGCCGTACAAACAGCATCCGGTGGTGGGATTTAAATAA
- the dxs gene encoding 1-deoxy-D-xylulose-5-phosphate synthase: protein MSFDIAKYPTLALVDSTQELRLLPKESLPKLCDELRRYLLDSVSRSSGHFASGLGTVELTVALHYVYNTPFDQLIWDVGHQAYPHKILTGRRDKIGTIRQKGGLHPFPWRGESEYDVLSVGHSSTSISAGIGIAVAAEKEGKERRTVCVIGDGAITAGMAFEAMNHAGDIKPDMLVILNDNEMSISENVGALNNHLAQLLSGKLYSSLREGGKKVFSGVPPIKELLKRTEEHIKGMVVPGTLFEELGFNYIGPVDGHDVLGLITTLKNMRDLKGPQFLHIMTKKGRGYEPAEKDPITFHAVPKFDPSSGCLPKSSGGLPSYSKIFGDWLCETAAKDNKLMAITPAMREGSGMVEFSRKFPDRYFDVAIAEQHAVTFAAGLAIGGHKPVVAIYSTFLQRAYDQVLHDVAIQKLPVLFAVDRAGIVGADGQTHQGAFDLSFLRCIPEMVIMTPSDENECRQMLFTGYHYNDGPTVVRYPRGNAVGVELTPLEQLPIGKGIVKRHGEKVAILNFGTLMPEAAQVAESMNATLVDMRFVKPLDETLILEMAAQHEVLVTIEENAIMGGAGSGVNEVLMAHRKPVPVLNIGLPDFFIPQGTQDEARADLGLNAVGIEAKIKAWLA from the coding sequence ATGAGTTTTGATATAGCCAAATACCCGACCCTGGCGCTGGTCGACTCCACCCAGGAGTTACGTCTGCTGCCAAAAGAGAGCCTGCCAAAGCTTTGCGACGAACTGCGCCGCTATTTGCTCGACAGCGTAAGCCGTTCCAGCGGGCACTTCGCCTCTGGTCTGGGCACGGTGGAACTCACCGTCGCGCTGCACTATGTCTACAATACCCCGTTTGACCAGTTAATCTGGGATGTAGGACATCAGGCTTACCCGCACAAAATACTGACCGGCCGCCGTGATAAAATCGGCACCATTCGTCAGAAAGGCGGTTTGCATCCGTTCCCGTGGCGCGGTGAGAGCGAGTATGACGTACTGAGCGTTGGGCACTCTTCAACCTCCATCAGCGCAGGTATCGGTATTGCGGTTGCCGCTGAGAAAGAAGGCAAAGAACGTCGTACCGTATGTGTGATTGGCGACGGCGCTATCACCGCCGGGATGGCGTTTGAAGCGATGAACCACGCAGGCGATATTAAGCCCGACATGCTGGTTATCCTCAACGACAATGAAATGTCGATTTCAGAGAACGTTGGCGCGCTGAACAATCATCTGGCGCAACTACTCTCTGGCAAACTCTACTCCTCGCTACGCGAAGGAGGGAAAAAAGTCTTCTCCGGCGTACCGCCGATTAAAGAGCTGCTCAAACGTACCGAAGAACACATCAAAGGCATGGTTGTGCCGGGTACGCTGTTTGAAGAACTGGGATTTAACTATATCGGTCCGGTGGACGGTCACGACGTGCTGGGGCTTATCACCACACTGAAGAACATGCGCGATCTGAAAGGCCCGCAGTTCCTGCACATCATGACCAAAAAAGGTCGTGGTTACGAGCCGGCAGAAAAAGATCCAATCACCTTCCACGCGGTACCAAAATTCGATCCATCCAGCGGATGCCTGCCGAAAAGCAGCGGCGGCCTGCCGAGCTATTCAAAAATCTTCGGTGACTGGCTGTGCGAAACCGCGGCGAAAGACAATAAGCTGATGGCAATCACCCCGGCGATGCGCGAAGGCTCCGGTATGGTGGAATTTTCACGTAAGTTTCCGGACCGCTACTTCGATGTGGCGATCGCCGAACAGCACGCGGTGACGTTTGCTGCCGGTCTGGCGATTGGCGGCCATAAGCCGGTCGTGGCTATTTACTCGACCTTCCTGCAGCGCGCCTACGATCAGGTGCTGCATGATGTCGCCATCCAGAAACTGCCAGTTCTGTTCGCCGTTGACCGGGCAGGAATTGTTGGCGCAGATGGCCAAACCCATCAAGGGGCGTTCGATCTTTCCTTCCTGCGCTGCATCCCGGAAATGGTCATTATGACCCCGAGTGATGAAAACGAATGCCGCCAGATGCTGTTCACCGGCTATCACTACAACGACGGTCCAACGGTCGTGCGCTACCCGCGCGGTAACGCGGTGGGCGTAGAGTTGACCCCGCTGGAACAACTGCCTATCGGGAAAGGTATAGTGAAACGTCACGGGGAGAAAGTGGCAATTCTCAACTTCGGTACCCTGATGCCGGAAGCCGCTCAGGTCGCAGAGTCGATGAACGCCACGCTGGTCGATATGCGTTTTGTGAAACCCCTGGATGAAACGTTGATCCTTGAAATGGCTGCCCAACACGAGGTGCTGGTTACCATTGAAGAGAACGCCATTATGGGTGGTGCTGGCAGCGGTGTAAACGAAGTGCTGATGGCCCATCGTAAGCCCGTCCCGGTGCTGAACATTGGCCTACCAGACTTCTTCATCCCGCAGGGAACTCAGGATGAAGCTCGCGCCGATCTGGGTCTGAATGCCGTCGGAATTGAGGCCAAAATCAAGGCCTGGCTGGCATAA
- the ispA gene encoding (2E,6E)-farnesyl diphosphate synthase: MDFTQQLQACVEQANQALSRFIAPLPFQNTPVVETMQYGALLGGKRLRPFLVYATGQMFGVSLSTLDAPAAAVECIHAYSLMHDDLPAMDDDDLRRGLPTCHVKFGEANAILAGDALQTLAFSIISDAPMPEVSDRDRIAMISELAQASGIAGMCGGQALDLEAEGHQVELDALERIHRHKTGALIRAAVRLGALSAGDKGRECLAILDKYAESIGLAFQVQDDILDVVGDTATLGKRQGADQQLGKSTYPALLGLEQAQNKARDLIEDARQSLSLLAAQSLDTSALEALADYIIQRDK, from the coding sequence ATGGATTTTACGCAGCAGTTACAGGCTTGCGTTGAGCAGGCCAACCAGGCACTGAGCCGTTTTATCGCGCCACTGCCCTTTCAGAACACTCCCGTGGTCGAAACCATGCAATATGGCGCATTATTAGGCGGTAAACGCCTGCGCCCGTTTCTGGTGTATGCGACCGGTCAGATGTTTGGTGTCAGCCTGAGTACGCTTGATGCTCCCGCTGCCGCCGTCGAATGCATTCACGCCTATTCGCTGATGCACGATGATTTACCCGCGATGGACGACGACGACCTGCGCCGCGGTCTGCCGACTTGCCACGTAAAATTTGGTGAGGCAAACGCGATCCTGGCCGGAGATGCGCTGCAAACGCTGGCATTCTCCATTATCAGCGACGCTCCAATGCCGGAAGTATCTGACCGTGACCGCATCGCGATGATCTCTGAACTGGCTCAGGCCAGCGGTATCGCCGGTATGTGCGGCGGTCAGGCGCTGGATCTGGAAGCTGAAGGTCATCAGGTTGAGCTGGATGCGCTGGAGCGTATTCACCGCCATAAAACCGGGGCATTGATTCGCGCCGCCGTACGTCTGGGAGCATTAAGCGCAGGCGATAAAGGGCGAGAATGCCTGGCAATACTCGACAAATACGCAGAAAGCATCGGTCTGGCCTTCCAGGTTCAGGATGACATCCTGGATGTGGTAGGCGATACTGCAACATTGGGTAAACGTCAGGGTGCTGACCAGCAGCTTGGCAAAAGTACCTATCCTGCACTTCTGGGTCTTGAGCAAGCCCAGAATAAAGCCCGGGATTTAATCGAGGATGCCCGCCAGTCGCTAAGTTTGCTGGCCGCACAGTCACTCGATACCTCGGCACTGGAAGCGCTAGCGGACTACATAATCCAGCGTGATAAATAA
- the xseB gene encoding exodeoxyribonuclease VII small subunit has protein sequence MPKKNEAPASFETALSELEQIVTRLEGGDLPLEEALNEFERGVQLARQGQVKLQQAEQRVQILLSDTEDAALTPFTPDNE, from the coding sequence ATGCCGAAGAAAAATGAAGCGCCCGCCAGTTTTGAAACCGCGCTGAGCGAGCTGGAACAAATTGTTACCCGTCTGGAAGGCGGCGACCTGCCGTTAGAAGAAGCGTTGAACGAATTCGAACGTGGCGTACAGTTGGCGCGTCAGGGACAGGTCAAATTGCAACAGGCTGAACAGCGCGTACAAATCCTGCTGTCAGATACTGAAGACGCGGCCCTTACGCCTTTTACACCGGATAATGAGTAA
- the thiI gene encoding tRNA uracil 4-sulfurtransferase ThiI codes for MKFIIKLFPEITIKSQSVRLRFIKILTGNIRNVLKHYDEDLAVVRHWDHVEVRAKDESQRLDIRDALTRIPGIHHILEVEDVPFTDMHDIFEKALVQYRDQLEGKTFCVRVKRRGKHEFSSIEVERYVGGGLNQHIESARVKLTKPDVTVNLEIENDRLLLVKGRYEGIGGFPIGTQEDVLSLISGGFDSGVSSYMLMRRGCRVHYCFFNLGGAAHEIGVRQVAHYLWNRFGSSHRVRFVAINFEPVVGEILEKVDDGQMGVVLKRMMVRAASKVAERYGVQALVTGEALGQVSSQTLTNLRLIDNVSDTLILRPLISHDKEHIINLAREIGTEDFARTMPEYCGVISKSPTVKAIKSKIEAEEENFDFSILDKVVEEANNIDIRDIAQQTQQTVVEVETVSGFGPNDVILDIRSVDEQDDKPLKVDGVDVVSLPFYKLSTKFGDLDQSKTWLLWCERGVMSRLQALYLREQGFENVKVYRP; via the coding sequence ATGAAGTTTATCATTAAATTGTTCCCAGAAATCACCATCAAAAGCCAATCTGTGCGTTTGCGCTTTATAAAAATTCTGACAGGGAACATTCGTAACGTTTTAAAGCACTATGATGAAGACCTTGCCGTTGTCCGTCACTGGGATCACGTTGAGGTTCGCGCTAAAGATGAAAGCCAGCGCCTGGACATTCGCGACGCGCTGACCCGTATTCCGGGGATCCACCACATTCTTGAAGTAGAAGACGTGCCGTTTACCGATATGCACGATATTTTCGAGAAAGCACTGGTGCAGTATCGCGATCAACTGGAAGGTAAAACCTTCTGCGTACGCGTTAAGCGTCGTGGTAAGCATGAGTTTAGCTCCATTGAGGTGGAACGTTATGTTGGCGGTGGACTGAACCAGCATATTGAATCCGCGCGCGTGAAGCTGACGAAGCCGGACGTGACGGTTAATCTTGAAATCGAAAACGACCGTCTGTTGCTGGTTAAAGGCCGCTATGAAGGTATTGGCGGTTTCCCAATTGGTACGCAGGAAGACGTACTGTCGCTGATCTCCGGTGGTTTCGACTCCGGCGTGTCCAGCTACATGCTGATGCGTCGCGGCTGCCGCGTGCACTACTGCTTCTTCAACCTTGGCGGGGCAGCGCATGAAATCGGTGTTCGCCAGGTGGCGCATTACCTGTGGAATCGCTTCGGTAGTTCGCATCGCGTGCGTTTTGTTGCTATCAACTTTGAACCGGTGGTTGGTGAGATCCTGGAGAAAGTTGATGACGGCCAGATGGGCGTGGTTCTCAAGCGTATGATGGTTCGCGCGGCGTCGAAAGTCGCTGAGCGCTACGGCGTACAGGCGCTGGTAACCGGTGAAGCACTGGGCCAGGTGTCCAGTCAGACGCTGACCAACCTGCGTTTGATCGATAACGTATCAGACACCCTGATCCTGCGCCCACTTATCTCCCATGATAAAGAGCACATCATCAATCTGGCGCGTGAAATTGGCACCGAGGATTTTGCTCGTACCATGCCGGAATACTGCGGTGTAATTTCAAAAAGCCCGACGGTGAAAGCGATCAAATCGAAGATTGAGGCCGAAGAAGAAAACTTCGATTTCTCTATCCTCGATAAAGTGGTTGAAGAAGCGAATAATATTGATATTCGCGATATCGCCCAGCAGACGCAGCAAACCGTGGTAGAAGTGGAAACCGTGAGCGGTTTCGGCCCGAACGATGTGATCCTGGATATCCGTTCTGTGGATGAACAGGATGATAAACCGCTGAAGGTTGACGGCGTGGACGTCGTTTCTCTGCCGTTCTACAAGCTGAGCACCAAATTCGGCGATCTGGACCAGAGCAAAACCTGGTTGCTGTGGTGTGAACGCGGGGTGATGAGCCGCCTGCAGGCGCTTTATCTGCGCGAGC